The sequence below is a genomic window from Lolium perenne isolate Kyuss_39 chromosome 7, Kyuss_2.0, whole genome shotgun sequence.
tccttcgtgggtgtggctcggagaatagggtgagccttcgtggcgttggggaatccttcgtgggacctccactcctccaaacgtgacgtaccttcttgcaaaggaagggaacacgggaatatatcttcgtctccgcgtgcctcggttatttctatacccgagctctctttccttgtgatagccatcgtgcttgaagtacatatatcttgctatcacttgtgctacatatatcttgtgtctatcttgcttagctctagttgttattgttacacttaattgagcttagcatatttagggtttgtgcttgtaaactaaacggtagtttaattccgcattcttacaagacaaatccgtaagagtttttaaacgcctattcaccccctctaggcgacatctcgtcctttcaattggtatcagagcaaggtctctccttgtttaaggcttcaccgccttgagagtaaagatgtcggctagtaatatagtgcacaatgacacaattatctttgatggcacaaattatttgtggcgaaattgcttgctttgtaatcttcggaccttgtgtccaaatatagagcaatttctagatgtaggtttttctcctccggtggatcctcaaaatctatttttagaggatgagaaaaacttacatcttgaatctcaagtatctaatgagctcttttcctccttgagaccagattttcgtaggttcttgatatatatagagcgaaagtcgtctcatgagatgtggatcaagcttaaagaaatgtttggtggatccatttctcatttggtcggtggtgtaTCCAAGTTCTTTCTTTGaataaagacttggaaaagcgtcatgaagggaaatccgcacttgacaagatgttgagcgtgcaacaatcccccaatgacaagactggacctggattcaactccaataacaagaacaagtccaagagcaagagcaacaagaagaagggccaagacaaagtcaaggatccggccaagttggtttgcttcaagtgcaaggttgaagggcaccatgttagatcatgtccattgaagaagaagaagcacttaagtgagaagcaacaagggaaacggccacaaggtcaaggtcaagctcgagctcgacctcaagttgaagataggccacttcccaacaaGAATCAAGCTAaaaggggaaccctttggatctagatcaatgaagaaatcaatgaagaagaaaaaggggaacacttgctacttatgtcgtgagaaggggcaccttgccatctctcctctaagtgaggggaaccctttggatctagaacttggagtcatttgttgatttcctatttgttcttcctctctaatctcatcctagcaattgttgctgtaagggtacattgcccctatgtgtggttttggtaattaatgacaacccctatggactaatgttttcattgagtttatatgaaggaatattccataggttctacttgtatttCATGTGTTGGAttaaagtatggatgccatgaagataaagatacaccttgtgtattggcatcaagatcatcgatttgaagatatatatgtgatatgatcaagaagaagaaatgaagatggagttcttatgtggaactcaatattcgccatgctctatcttatgtgataagcaatggatgatcaagatcttgagagcttgattccaagtgaagaattctttatatacacctcaagatattatgatagagtatgagaagatacaaggttgagtttggcaagttcaagatgagcatctaaggtggatcacatgcttgaagcttgtcgtccatttggtgataatggacatgtgaagatatgcatcaatggagctttcccatcatggtgtatgggggagcatttgtgagtcttcacgaagtaacaATGATCAAGTGTGGCATTCTGGCTtgagtagagcttgaagagttatcatcaagatcaagcgggatgcgcaaggaaaaggtatggccttgctaggttttccttttaccggtctcaagatggttgatgggagaccggattataggatagatagccgcactatcaagaggggctttcggttgggtaacttcatcacatcgtcttagggagctcaatactttgcataatttgcatatccctattgcttcttggtgtttctctgtgagaggttcttgagcttgttgctagctttacaacaagcccaagttcatcgaaaacggaatccgcatgcatcttctattgcgtttttgagtttggacgtcttcaccgtttcttgacggtgggagactccctctctgaaATCATCTAAAacgttctgtgaggagtctccatatttccaacaaaatgttggggttctattcgtcgttatctttccaacaaaattggtttcatgtcaatcggggtccggacacaaaagttatcacagtttttgtataacatgttttcctgctcacccggtcagggacccggtcggaccggcccctgcggcggccggttccggtctgccgcccggtcgaccgggtgcacGGCCGGgtgccccggcgccaaccggctccTACACTGATGCAATCCGGGAGGACTACTGCGCCACAATTCCCAGCTCCGGTCTCGGTCCGGCCCCTGCCTCGATTTGGACTGATATTATCGACTGATATTGCGCCAAAAGTATCACGACTGATATTATCGATCCCCTCAAAAAGGTGAAAAGAGTTGGGCAGAATTTTCCTTGTGGCTGGCACTGCCGGTggatgcaccccggcactgccggtggttgCACCCCGACACTACCGGCTATCCCTGTCGACCAACTGTGACCTAATTTTTCAGGGCCGGCATTGCCGCCgtctcagggccggcactgccgctgaaGTTGTCCCAACGGGCAGATTTGGTGGAGGGGTATATAAGGAAaccttctcctaccttggaaaGTTGGTCAAACCCTCAAGACTTGTTCCaccattgctgagccaccaagaacaccaaaaacatcagatctcctccctcaaccacccaaatctcgtgagctttggagaatcgaaggagaagacccgatctacatcttcaccgaagcgatttgcatttccccctcatatgcttaagggcccctttgctagtgtcctcttttggaaaccctagttgtttgtggttgatttgttcttattgttgttgtgttgttacagatattgggagcctataattcggttgtggatgtgtgccctaaGAACCTTGTAACGGCCCGATTtttgcctcgaggaaatcccttagtggaagtggctaggccttcgtggtgtTGCTCACAGGAAACCTGAGTGAAGTTTTCGTggcgttggtttggctttcgtagcgaccacactcctccaaacgtatacGTACTTCCTGTCAAAAGGAATGAACTACGAGAATCATCTTTGTATCTCcgggtgctccactctcggtcacCTCTATCCTTATTAGCTCCCCTATATATTGTCTTGCTATATATTGCCTAGTAGttgatcttgtcatataggtaaattcacatagttgtatatctagagaatttacctttgtgtcaagcctaatttgaaaaggaactaaaaattggttagcacctattcaccttcctttaggtgcggcatacgatcctttcaacttTCActcgagagcatgaccatgcattaGTCTTGGTTGTTAATCCAAGTCAATCTTGGCAAGAATAGAATATATGATGGAGAGGGTTTTGTGACTGAATTTGAGGTAGTAGATCTCCCATAGCTTATAGGGGGCTCAGTTATGCCAGATGCGACTCATGATGATCGTTCAAAACCAGAGGATGAAGTATATAAAGATATGAGTATCATTTTACCGTAACATCACACACCAAACAAAGAGTGAGTATACAACCTAGATGCATTCTATGTTATCCCTATAAGTGTTCTCACGGTGTGGAGGTAGTAACATAGCCTCGTAGTTCCTCTGTTTTTATTTACTTAGTTTTCTAGGTTGAgtcaaagtcaaactatgttcaaaaaaatcaaacttcGTAAAGTTAGATTAAAAATATAGAAACAAATATATCTTTAGTACCAAAAGCATATAATATAAAAAAATCTATATATACTTTACGACGATTCGTTCATATCGTAGATGTTGATAATTTGAAGTCCTAATCAAACTTATAAATATTAATTTTGACTAAACCCAACACGCAAAGTAAATAAAATTTAAGGATTAACACTCCACTAGCCTCAAGAAGTGCAACAGGATATCAGGATGTGTAACGATCGATCACGTTCACCGCCTTGTTGTTCGGGCCGGCGGGCTTTCAGGTCAACGAGTTCCGAGGTAGCGCGTGTCCGGACGGCGCGTGGGATAGGACAACAGTTGCCTTTCCGGCTGCAACGGGGTCAGTTAATTCAGTCAACTGAACCTGTTACCTTGGCGGCTCGGCTCATGACTTTGTGTGCTAAAGATCGAGATGACCTCTGCAAGAGCAAATGAGCGTTGTGTGATGTGTGTGATGATGAACACTAGCAAGCAGCACGACGTCTCGCTGCCAAGTTGCGTGCGGCTGTTCGAGCGCGCCTGCGGCCTGGTTTCGCCCGCAGGTCGCCGTTGCATGCCGATTTCCGGCCACGGAGGGCAACGCAGCAACGCCAATCTCCGACTGATGGAGAGTTGTGTCTCGTTAATTTCCCGAGTGTTACTATACTGAATATAATTGATCTGATCAGATGACGCCGTCTGATGTTAGTAGGAGTAAATGATCCCCACTGGTgtcttccttcttcttcatttGCAGGTAACCACGGGTACACAGAGTGTTTTGACTTGATCTCGAAAGAAAACAAGTAGTTTGACATCTTTGAGTTGGTGCCAACCAGAACTTCTGGTGGATCGATACAATCTTGGAGAAGAGAAAATTGATCTATGTAATACAACACTTCTGCTCTGGTGCTCCTCCTCTGGAAAAGTTATGGGTGCGTCAAACACAATAACGATGGAGATCTTCCAATACCTATTCGTAATCGGGGACACGATCGTAATTTAAGTGTAGGTCCACCATCCGTACATCATGTATGACCTGCCGCCTGCGTTGTGTTATACCTCGTTTTTGTATGTATCTACGGCCACGTGCGTGTGCCGAAATAGAAAAATACTATACAGATTTTGCTCAAGTGACTTTTTTTTCTTACACGACATACACATACCGTATCAATATAGACGGGTATACATGAGCTGGATATGAGTTTCAGCGAATCCAACACAGGAAAAAAAAAAGAACTTTGACCCTTCAACTTCATTTAGGATTTtagggggagcaccggagcatAGCTCGTAATACAACGATTCAAACGAGAGTTTCCTCTTTGACATTTTATACATaaataaatccaaaaaaaagTACAAAGATTCAGTTATGTGTTTGAGCAAATATGAAATACTCCAGCCAAACTGTTGGCAGGTTCAATATACATTTTGTTCTACTACTGATTTGTGAAAATATGTCAATCTGATTCATTCTAACTTCTAATTACCGGTTTATGTTTTCAACTAAAACTAAAAAGAGAAGCCGTCAAAAGTAACTTCGCACTGTTTTGTTATGTGTAGCGTGTATACAGTAGCTAGCTCCACAGGTCCATTTCAGCGCCGCCGCATTCGTCGTCCTCCAAGCAGTccacggcggccggcggcggttcCAGCAGCAGCCCTTGGGCCAAGTTAGCGTAGTACGAATCGGCATCCATGCCGCCGAACATGTCACCATGGAACATGTCAGTGTCCAAGGCTGCCCCTGCCGGGAGTGCATCGGCCGCAGCGGAAGTTGCCCCCAAGTCGTTGCCAGTCAATGCAGgcgccgatgaagcctccgaagcgcctccataggcggcggcggcgcgtctgGCGGCCACCCGGCGCTGGAAGTCCGCCACGGCCTCGTTGGCCGCGCGCTGGACGTCGGATAGGCCGGAAGCGGCCGGCGCGCCCGGCGGGACGTGGAGGTGGAGCAGCCACGCCGAGTCGGCGAAGTTGAGGCTGGCGGAGGGCCCGCGCAGCGCGAGCATGGCGGCGTCGTGCGCGCGCGCGGCCGCCTCGGCGGTGTCGAAGGTGCCGACCCAGAGGCGCTCCCCGCGGCTCCCCGGCACGcgcacctcgcacacccaccgccCCGCCGTGCCGCGGCGCCGCACCCCGCGGAACACCGGGTGGCGAGTCTCCTGGAACTTGGTGCGCCCCGCGGGGCGTTTCGCCGGCGACGGCCAGCTACTGTCGCTGCTGCTCGATCGCTCGGTGCTCCTCTGCATGTAGGACGGCTGCGTAGCGGTAGCGCGGCTGGCGCCTCGATCGATCGTCTTCTTGTGCTTTGCTACTGGCTACGGTCCCGTACTCCCGTCTGGAGTAGGGAGCGAGAGCGTATATATATAGGTTGCCTAAAATTTGCGGCCGTTCCGTGATCAGGACGAAGACTCGTGTAAGAATGACGTAGGCGGTGATCGCTTGCTTGCATCGGCCGCCCTACGAACTCATGCTGTCAGAGCGCAGTCAGAGAGAGACTTTCTTCTTTCTCCTCTAGCTTGATTTTGCTACTCGATCTGTTTGACCTGGGCAAAGTTATTCCTTAATACCAAAACCGAGGGCGCGCATGTAGTGAGATACTATGTACATAGTCCACGTACGAGATACATACGAAATATGTGTACTACATACAAACTTCGAAAAGGGCAAACAGAGTTGAACACCACTACTTAGAAGAAGTGAGCCGCATACTTGCATTGCAAGGCTTGGCCATACCTCGTTGGATCGTgttagagcaactctaacagatCCTTAAAATAatcaatttttaaaattttgttcGAAAAAATTATCCTCTAGGTTGTGTAAAACTTGGGTGAtccgtatttttttttttttggatttgcTAGAGATCAGACGTTTGATGTTTATTATATATCCCAATCGGTTTCTTAGCCATTCTATTTGCCTCGTGATTTGTtctaagggatttctattttcgtgccctcgggttcttagttgtgctcagtttttcccagctccttagtttttcctcagttttacccaagcgtttgtctgaaaccatcacacgtgatgtaacggccggttgcccgacggttgaccgttatcttctgactagtggggccacgtagagcctgcaaagacacgtcagaccatccatctttgtttgaccgtaagcatcgctgtatccctgaccaaaacgcgaacgagtggggcttcgctatatcaaatgacaagtggggccatgacgctgatacaaggggcaatacacgggtaggattagatttttaaacggagtatTTTTTTTCTGGAAGAGAAATTCCATTTGTGTCTGCGTGTGAGATTATGGGCTTTGCTGGGCTGTGTTGAGCCAGAGATGGGCTTCGCTGATAGCTGCAGCGTCAGGGCCCCGCCCAACAAGGGAAGAAGAGACCTCCCTCCCCTTTTCTTGGGAGTCAAAGCGGAGTCCgcccctcttcctcctccgctggCGTGGCCTGGCCTGGATCTCATTCGTCGTCGTCTTCAACCTCGAAGGAACCCTAGCCCCGCCGTCCCACCCAGGTAACCTACCAATCCCTCGATCGATCGGATTCCTCCTCTTCTCTCCATGAATCCTGCACTACACTCTCGTCCTCGTCCCCTATTGGGGTTTCTTGCTGCTTTGTCCTTGCATCGCTCGGTAGATTTCATATGGATTCATGCCGCCTGGCTACTACAAGTATTATATGATCCTGGCACACACGCTTAAAAGGAGCGCGTACCTCTGTTAAACCTAAGCACCACGCTTGCTTCCAGTCCACTAATTGGAATGAAAATCCGTTTTTTGTTCACCGATTCTGCTGTGAAAATGAATATGTTTGCTACTGAAAGAAGCCTGCCTATTGACTAATATTCGCCTTTAGAATGAAAGTAGCTATGAAGCCCAATCTACTGTCGATTCAAAAGGGGGCATAGTCATAATGTCATATGGGTGGGGTGTGTCAGTGAGTTTCCCTCACTGATGTTAGAGCGCGCGCGAGCCCCTCTGATTTTGCCATGTTGCTTATTGTTCTTGATTTGCTCCCGCAGGCAGATTGATAGATGTCGCAGTGCAATGAAGTAAGGTCAGCTCAGCTCCCTCCTCACCCTGTTCCACACTCTGCTCTCCAATGCAGGGTGAACCTAACCTTGGTTTGTTTCCAGGTACACCGCGCGCTCCATCACGCCGCCGGGGGCAGACAGGGACAGCGCGTCGCCCCCTCCCAAGAGGCGCGCCTTGTCCAAGTCGCCGCCGCTCCCTCCCCCTCCACCGTTCCCACCCAAGGGGGCGGTGCGCATCCTCTCCTCGAGGTCGCCTCCTCCGCCTTCTAGGAGGCGCAGCAGCGCCTCGAGGTCTCCCCCGCCTAAGAGACGTGGCAGATCAAGGTCTTCTTCCCCCAAGAAGCGTGGCAGGTCAAGGTCTCCTTCCCCCAAGAGGCGTGGCAGGTCAAGGTCAAGGTCCAGGTCCAGGAACAAGAGCCGCTCCAGGTTTGTTATTTAGACCGCATTGTCCATGTTACTGTGATAGTGATATACCGCATTTTATTTTTAGAATTAAAGGGGTGGAACCCCCAGGTTCCATTAAAATGCAACCAGAGCTCACTAGTTTTAACGAGCTTTTGTGAGCTCGTCCTTTCAGCACTTGCAAAACTGACCAAATAGTCCAAAGAACAGCCAAGGAGAAAATATTAATAACAGACTTTTTTATCCTCACTTATCCACCATCTAGCAATAGATTCAAAATCATCTCCAATCGGCTTGTTCAAAATAGATGAGACAGTATCCCATATGCATTTGGCAACAACACATTCGAAGAAAAGATGCTTAGCAGTTTCATGTTCATTGCAAAACATACATGGAACGTCAGGAGTATGGACAGGGACAACCCCTCGATTATTAACTACCCCATAAAAAGATCTCACCGAGTAAGTAACAGAAGTGTGAAACATTCAGATTGGACTATCATCTTCAGAATTCAGTTGCACATACTAATTAAAGAGATAAGCTTCAGAATTCAGATTGGACTATCACATTGTACAATAGCAGTTCACCAAGTTTATTGTGCAGTACCTTGAAAAGTAAAGTTTTTACTAACATGTGGCAGGAGTAGAGATGACCTAAGGAATCCCGGTAACAACCTGTACGTCACGGGCCTGTCCACGCGCACATCAAGTTCGGACCTGGAGAAGTTCTTCAGCAAGGAGGGAAAGGTGAGCACTCTCCACCCTACTTTGTTCCTTCATTCATGTCCGATCTCTCTCTCTCCTTACCCTTTTCCGCTTGTTTATAAAGTTGATTATATCACGAGCTGTTGTGCTACACTTGCAAAACTG
It includes:
- the LOC127316453 gene encoding dehydration-responsive element-binding protein 1J produces the protein MQRSTERSSSSDSSWPSPAKRPAGRTKFQETRHPVFRGVRRRGTAGRWVCEVRVPGSRGERLWVGTFDTAEAAARAHDAAMLALRGPSASLNFADSAWLLHLHVPPGAPAASGLSDVQRAANEAVADFQRRVAARRAAAAYGGASEASSAPALTGNDLGATSAAADALPAGAALDTDMFHGDMFGGMDADSYYANLAQGLLLEPPPAAVDCLEDDECGGAEMDLWS
- the LOC127316452 gene encoding uncharacterized protein — protein: MSQCNEVRYTARSITPPGADRDSASPPPKRRALSKSPPLPPPPPFPPKGAVRILSSRSPPPPSRRRSSASRSPPPKRRGRSRSSSPKKRGRSRSPSPKRRGRSRSRSRSRNKSRSRSRDDLRNPGNNLYVTGLSTRTSSSDLEKFFSKEGKVLDCHIVVDPRSKEPRGFAFVTMEKVEDARRCIKYLHRSVLEGRLISVAKAKRTRERTPTPGEYCGPRGGRARSSPRRSSRGSRDRSRSPGGGRDKDRKRD